GTCGATCTGGCCGGTGGCGGCCCGGACCGCAACGCTGACATCGCCCGGGCCTTGTTCGATGGTTCGGAGACCGGGGCACGTCGCGACATCGTGGCCCTGAACGCTGGGGCCGGCCTAGTGGTGGCCGGCATCGCCGACGGGATCGCGGATGGCCTAGAACGGGCTATGGCGGCACTCGCCGACGGTTCCGCCGGCGTAGTTCTGGACTCGATCTCGAGTTGAGGTCAGCAGTCCGTCGACCCTCCGGTCGGGCGGTCCCCGGTGTCGAGGAACCGGGTGACTAGGTGGGCGGCACACGAATTCCAGGTGGATGGTGCGTGCGTCCAGCGGGGGGACACGACCACCTCCACGTCATCGAGCCAGCGGGCAACAGTCGCGGCCCATCTGGCTGGGGTGACCGGGTCCAGTTCGCCAGCCAGGATCAGCGTGGGGACCGCCGATCGCACCGGGGTCCGAGTCGCCGGATCGGAGGACGGAATTTTCCAAGCTGCGCACCGGGCCCGGAGATCCAACCAGCGACCGTGTTCGGCCCGGTGGATTGGATCGTTGAGGTCGGTTGGTTCGAAACTCATGCCTGGGCGTTGGTCGCCGCACGTCACCGCTACCCACGCCCCCTCGGCCAGGGCGTCACCGGCCGAGCGGCTGGTTCCGGCCGATGCGTCTACCGGCGCCAGGCGGTCCACGGCCTCGGCTAGACGTCCGGCATCGGCGAGTGCGATGGCTTCTGTAAGAGCCACCGGGCCGTCGGGGCGACTCAGGGTTCGGACGGACGCGGCCAGGAAGGCAGTGTCGTCGAAGGTCAATGACCGGTTGTCGACCTGAACCACGGTCGGGTCGTGAGCCAGTCGGTCGAGCGTTCGACGAAGGGGTTCGAGAACCCCGATGGGACAGAAACCGTCGTCGGTGCAGCGGTCCTCGAGTTTGGTGAGAGCGGCGACGATGCCATCAGGTAGGTCGGCAGTCTCGTCGGCGTCGGGAGGCACTACGGAGTCCAGCGCCAGGGAGACAATGGCGGCGTCGTCGGTGCGGAGGAGCTCGAGAGCGATCCGGGTACCAAACGAGACACCGTGAAGATGCCACCGATCGATAGCTAGGGCTTGTCGGACGGCCACCAGGTCTGCGGCGATCCGTCCGACAGTCACGGTGGATGGTTCGAATCCAGCCGAGACCAGCCGGTTGCGACAGGATCGGTCTCCGGCCAGACCCTCTTGAGCGTTGTCTTGTGGCCCGCGGTGTTCCATCTCAGGACAGTCCAGCGACGGGGTCGAGTTGCCACCGCCTCGTTGATCCACGAGGACCACGTCGTGGTTGGCGAGAATCTTCGACCGGGGAGCAAGCCATCGATCCCGATCAGCGACGGCCCGACCGCCGGGTCCGCCATGGAGGAAAAGGACCGGTGCCCCGTCAGGGTCGGGCGCGTGTAGGACGGCGACGGAGAGCGAAGCGCCTTCCACCTCGATTCGATGGCAGGTGACCGTGAGTTCGGTGGGCACCGGCTCGCCCGGGCAGCCAATATTGGCTGGGGCGGCCACTGGCCGGCCTGTAGCGGACTCCTCGGGAGCGCATCCGACGAGGCTCAGGGTCAGGAGGGTGGCCGTGATGACGCCGAGCAAGGAGACGGCGGGGGAGCCCGAGAGGATGGAGGCCATGGGTCGGAGGTAGGACCAGTCGGGGCGGAGGGGATCGGACACCGCCAGACGGTAGTCAGCGTCTCGCTGTGGTTTCGGGCTGTGCCCGGAAGGAGGGTGGCCGGCGGACCGGTTCGGTCAGGGCGTAGCCGCAGTGCTCAATCATGATCCGGCGGGTATCCGTTGGAATCCCGAGGTCACGCAGTGCAGTTTGTCGCTGCTCATTGGGGACGGGCCCTTTGGGAACGGGTTCTTATCCTGTGGAGAACTCCAGTGGCTCGGAGTTGACGGTGTGAGCCCGCGCACTTCACCGCCACGGAACTCGGTTACCCGACGTGCGTTGACTAGGAGGGGCAGGGGAACCGATCACGATGGTCCAAAGCGGAGGCCAGAGCGCCGACTGGGCGCCGCATCTTGCTGCCGCATCCTCGGCGTTCATTGTTGGCCAGCAGCGTCATCCGCTCACCTGTGGTGGTGGGACCGTCCCCGGGGAGTGGGGCTGTCACAGCCGGTCGTCAGGATGATCCACATGAGTAATCAACATGAGATTAAGCATGAGAACCAGCACGGGAAAGGCGACCGGGACTCGAGCGATGAGGTCCTGGTGATCGACTGCGAGACCTGTTCGGAGCGGGATACCTCCACGTGCGACGACTGCATCGTGACCTTCCTGTGTGCACGTGACCCTGACGACGCCGTGGTGGTCGATCTGGATGAGTTCCGGGCGTTACGGGTACTAGGGGAGTCTGGCCTGGTCCCGCCACTTCGCCACTCGCACCGCACCTGACCAGCCTCGGGGGGTCCGATCGGCGTGGGAGGCTGAGACCATGTCGATCGGCCACCCCTCCGACAAGCCCGCGGCAGAATCTGCCGTCGAATCGGAGGCCTTTCGTGATTCGCTCCTTGCGGTGGGGTCGTCCGCAGGATTGGACGCCATTGGCGTGGCCGGCGCCCACCCGTTCGATGATGTCCGAAGAGAGATCGAACGACGCCGTAATGAGGGCCTCCACGGCGGCATGCAGTTCACCTTCCGGAACCCGGCTCGATCGACCGACCCGACCCGGATCCTCGCCGGGGCACGCTCCCTGGTGGTTGGTGCACGACGGACCCCGGCGGCCCGGCTGGCTGAGGTAGGTGCCGGTCGGATGCGGATTGCCGCCTATGCCCGCCACGACCACTACGCCGACCTTCGTGCCTCGTTGCAGGAGGTGGCCGAGCGGCTCAGGTCCGATGGTTGGTTGGCCGTCGTGGTCGCCGACGACAACTCGCTGGTCGATCGTGCGGCAGCGGTACGGGCTGGCGTGGGTTGGTGGGGAAGGAACGCCAACGTGCTGGTCCCCGGCCGGGGAAGTTGGTTCGTGCTCGGGTCGGTGGTCACCGACGCGCCCCTGGCGCCGTCGCCCCCCCTAGACGACGGCTGCGGTACCTGCCGACAGTGCCTTGACGGCTGCCCAACGGGTGCCATCCTCGACAACGGTGTGATCGACGCTCGACGTTGCCTCGCCTGGTTGGTCCAGGCGCCGGGCCCCATCCCGAGGGAGTTCCGTGAAGCCCTCGGCGGGCGGCTCTACGGTTGCGACGACTGTCAGGAGGTCTGCCCGGTGGGTCGATCCGAACGGACCACCGAGGGAAGGGAGGACCTCAGAGCGGACGTCGAGTTATCCGACGTGCTTGACGCCACCGACGACGAGCTCCTCAAACGGTTCGGACGGTGGTACATCGCTGAACGTGACCCTCGGTACCTGCGTCGTAACGCTCTGGTGGCACTAGGCAACACGGGATCGAGAACCGACCCCGACGTCGTGCGTCAGATGCGACGGTCCCTAGCCGACCCCGACCCACTCATTCGCAGCCATGCCGTCTGGGCAGCCGGTCGACTGGACCGGCTGGATTTGCTCGACGGGATCGACGACTCGTCGCCCGACGTGGCCGAGGAGTTGGCCGCCCTGACCGGCAGGGTGGGGTCGTGAGGCGCCATCTTCTGGTTACCAACGACTTCCCGCCAAAGGTTGGAGGCATCCAGTCCTACCTCTGGGAGCTCTGGAGGCGGCTGCCTGCCGGCTCGGTGGCGGTACACAGCACGCCGTACGAGGGTGCTCGCGAGTTCGATGCTGCACAGGACTTTGCCGTGAGTCGAAGCCGTGAACCGGTCCTGTTGCCCACGCCGATGGTGTCGCGGCGGGTCGGCCGCCTCGCCGAGGCCCACAGGGCTGATCTGGTCATCTGGGACCCGGCGCTGCCGGTGGGTCATGTCGCCCCGAAGGTGGAGCTGCCCTACGCCGTCGTGCTGCACGGGGCCGAGGTGACCGTTCCTGGGCGGCTTCCCGGCACCCGCCAACTACTCCGACGGGTCCTGCGGGGGGCGTCGTTGGTCATCTGTGCCGGGCGGTACCCGGCGGCTGAGGCTGAACGGGCGGCCGGCCGGTCGCTCCCCACCGTGGTAGTTCCACCAGGTGTCGACACGGCCCGGTTCCAACCGCTCGACTCGGCTGAGCGTGCATCGGTCCGTCAGGAGTTGGGCCTACCGGTGGATGCCCCGCTCGTGGTGAGCGTCAGTAGGTTGGTGCCCCGAAAGGGAATGGACACCCTCATCCGTGCCGCGGCGCGACTTCGTGACCGGGTTCCCGACGTGGTGGTGGCCATTGCCGGTTCGGGACGCGACCGGGCGCGCCTCGAGGGGTTGATCGCCTCGACTGGTGCTCCTGTAAGGCTTCTGGGCCGGGTCCCTGACGAGGTCCTTCCGGGCCTCTACGGAGCGGGCGACGTGTTCTCGATGTCGTGTCGAAACCGATGGGGTGGACTTGAGCAGGAAGGCTTCGGCATCGTCTTCGTGGAGGCTGCAGCGGCCGGTGTACCGGCGGTGGCCGGCGAGAGCGGTGGGTCAGCCGAGGCGGTGGTCCACGGCGAAACCGGCTTGGTTGTCCCACGTCCCGACGCCTCGGATCAGGTAGCCGATGCCCTGGCTGACCTCCTCGATGACGAGACCCGCCGACGAGAGATGGGCCGCCGGGCCCGCCAACGGGCCGAGATCGAGTTCTCCTACGACGTGCTGGCTGCCCGACTCCGCTCAGGAATTGACGATGCGAAACTCCGGTCATGAATGACTAGGGGGAACGCCACGGCGAGTTCGACGACCGGTAGTGTCCGGGCGAGAGGAGGCCGACGATGACCGATCACGCCAGCCAGCACACGATCGTGCGGGCCACGCCGGAGGACTGCTACGAGACGGTGCTTGACGTCGAACGCCTGCCGGAGTGGGCCCCAGACATCAAGGAGGCCACGGTCCTTGTCCGCGATGATCAGGGCCGTCCGGGTGATGTGGCCTTTCGTGCCGCGGCCATGGGGCGAAGCACCAACTACACGCTGCGTTACAACTACGGGTCCAACCCACTTCGCATCTCCTGGCGACTCGTTGAAGGTGACCTTCTCGAACGCATGAGCGGCGAATACGAGTTCCTTCCGGTCCCGGGAGATGACGCGGCCACCCGGGTCATGTACGACCTCGACGTCGACCTGCTGATTCGGCTGCCGGGCTTCGTCCGACGGCGTTTGGAGGCCAAGGTCGTCCACGCGGCCATTGATGACCTCAAGGCACAGATCGAGGTCGGAACCCCCTCCGGCTGACCGGCACCTGGGCCCCAATTCCTGAGCAGTACTCGGGCATGGGCTCGGTCGAGTTCGCCTCGCTGCTGGTGCGTGAGGCCAACGTCGCCGTATCGCCCGGCGTGGGCTTGGGCCCCGGTGGTGAGGGGTTCGAGCGTTTCGCTCTCATCGAGAACGAGCAACGCCTTGGTCAGGCGGCCCGAAACCTCCGAGGCGCTCTCGATCGCTTGGGTTCCTGAGCTACCTCTGTGGTCGTGTCAACCCTCCGGCTGGCCGGGCAGCAACGACAGGTAGTTGGCACAGCTCACCGGTGCACCTTCCTCGGGAGGTTCGCCGTCGCTTACCGGCACGTTGATCGCTTCCAGCCCGGTCTCACCTTCCAATAACACCACCACCCGGTCGATCTCGGCACCGGCCACCAGCCGGTCGGCCGTGCAGACCAGCATGGCGAAGGCCAGACGATTCCCGGCACTGTCGTCATGGGGAAAGCCTTCCAGGGTGTCGAGGTGGACCTCCAGAAGTCCGTCCTCGAGCACGGTTCCGATCACCTCGCTGCCCTCGGCGAACGGCGAGATCAACCCCGCGTCCTGTTCATCTGCACTCGGTCCAGCGAATACCTCGGCCAGGATCACGTTGATCGAGCCGTCGCCCTGAATGTCTCGGTCAACCGGTTCCAAGATCTGACGGTCTGCGGCGTCGACCCGGGCAAGAAAGATCTGCACGGTCTCGGTGGGTGCCGGCGCCTCGGTGGTGGTCGACGCAGCCGGAAGGAGGGCGTCGGGTAGATCAACGGACAGATCGCGGGTGGCGTCGTCCAGTGGAATGCCACAGGCGGCAAACGTGATTGCCGCAATGAGGACCGGTGCTGCCCACCGCCCTCGAGCGATGGCTCCGACGATGGCACGCATCACCACTCCACCTCCGAGTTCCCGAGGGTCAGGGAAAGCGGCAATTCCAGGACGAAACGGGCACCCTCGCGTCCATCCGTTCGATCTTCGGCCCACACGCGTCCCCGGTGGAGGCGGAGATCCTCGGCCACGAGGCTCAACCCCAGCCCTGTGCCGCTGTGGTCACCACGACGACCGCCGGTTGAGCCGCGGGCGAACCGGTCGAAGATCTCGTGGCGCTCCGTCTTTGGAATACCCGGTCCCTCGTCCTCGACGGCGATGCGAATTGTCTCATCGTGTTCCAAGATGACGGCGGTGATACCACCGCCGTACCGGCGGGCGTTGTCCAACAGGTTGGCCATGACCCTGGCCAGACGCCGCTTGTCGGCGTTGATGACCAGTGACCCGGTGGTGGGCGGGATGGTTAGGACGAGTGCTGGGTCGGCGGCGACAGTGGCCTGCAGGAACCGGACGACGTCCACCTCGGAGAGGTCCAGGTCGGCCACGCCGGCGTCGTAACCCGAAATCTCCATCAACTCGTTTACTAGGCGGTTGAACCGTTCCAGGTCCTGCACGAGGAGGTCGAGGGCGGTACGGGACCGCTCCGAGAGCTCGTCACGGCGGGCATCCAGCACCCCGACGCCGGCCATGAGGGTGGTGAGCGGGCTCCGGAGTTCGTGGCTGACATCGGAGGCGAAGCGCGCGTCGCGGTGGATTCGATCTTCAAGGGCTCGGGCCATTTCGTTGAAGGAGTCCGAGAGGCGATCCAGGTCGGGATCGGCCTGCGGGCTGAGCCGGGTATCGAGACGGCCACCGGCAATAGCCTCGGCAGCCCCCCGGATCCTTCGGAGAGGCCGGAGTACCCGGGTGCTGGCCCATGACCCGAGGAGGGCCGCCAACACGGTGGTCACCGCGCCAGCCCCCAACAGGATGATCCGCAGGTCATCGAGCGTGTCGGAGACCTCGACCAGATCGACTACGGCGTAGTAATCGGCGTCAAATGCGGTCAGGGGGATGCCGACCACGAAGTGGGGGTCCCCGCGCACCGGAGCGAGTACCTGGCCGGCGGCGCGCTGCTCGAGCCGTTCGAGGAGATCAAGTGGGAGGTCGTCGTGGTCCAGCTCGGGAGCGGGGAGCCAGTCGTCCCCGAGTCGGATGATCCGCTGGCCACCTTCGAGCCGAGTCAACGAGTCGGCGATGGTCGGAAGGTCCTCGATGGTGGAGTCGGGGGTGAGCTGATTGCTGAGTCGGGTGGCGTTACCAACGGCCATGGCCGCTGCCGCGCCTTCCCGAGACTCCACGAGCTGGCGTCGAGTCATTACCAGCGTGCTGACGGCCAACAGGCTCGACACCAACAGGCCGCCCACCGCGAACAGCATGGCGATCCGGCCGCCGAGTCCGAGGCGGCTCGCATCATCGGCCACTGGTCTGCCGGTCATGGGTGAATTCAAGAGGATCGTTTCAGATCTGGAGCTTGTAGCCCATGCCTCGGACAGTCATCACGTACCGGGGGTTTGCTGGGTCGGGTTCGATCTTGGTTCTGAGTCGTCGAACATGGACGTCGACAAGTCGGCCGTCTCCGAAATAGTCGTATCCCCAGACCTTCTCGAGGAGGTCCTCGCGGCTCAGTACCCGACCGTCGGCGGCGGCCAACTCCACCAGAAGTCGAAATTCGGTGCGGGTGAGGTGGACGTCGTCTCCCGCGTGGCGAACCACGCCCTCCTCGGGCAGGACCTCCAGTTGCCCGACCTGGATTCGAGTCGGTGGGCCATCGTCGGTCCGGACACGTCGGAGAAGGGCCCGTATCCGCGCCGAAAGTTCCTTGGGGTCGAACGGTTTGCGGAGGTAGTCGTCCGCACCGGCTTCGAGGCCGGCGACCACGTCGTGGCTGTCGGACCGGGCGGTGACCATGACGATGGGGACGTCGCCGAGGCGACGAATATTCCGACACACCTCGAACCCGTCGATGCCGGGAAGCATGATGTCGATGAGAACAACGTCAGCGGGCTGGCGGGTGAACGCCTCGAGTGCCTCTTCGCCGCTGGCCGTCTCCTCGACGTCCCAGCCCTCCTCTTCGAGGGCTAGGCGGACAGCAGTTCGAATGCGTTCGTCGTCTTCGACGGTCAGGATTCGGGTGCTCACCCCACGATGCTGCCCCATGGGAGCACTGCTTGTCGCCTCATCGTGTATCTCGGCGTCTCGCTTCTCCATAGCGCTACCGGCCATGGCTCCAATAGAGCCATCGGAGGAATCCTGCTGGGTAGCTGGATTAGACACGGTCGGCGCCGGCAGATCGGAGCAGATCCAGTAGCGGTCCGTGGATGGCAAGGGGGGCGGCCACGGTCATTTCTCCGGTTGTGGGACGTCCTTCGAGGTCGGTTACCCGACCCCCGGCTTCGGTCACCAGCACTGCACCCGCCGCGCAGTCCCACGGGTTCAGGCCCCGCTCGAAGTAGGCGTCGACCCGTCCGCACGAGACCGAAGCCAGGTCCAGTGCAGCGCCGCCCATCCGTCGGATGTCTCGCACCCGGGGGAGCACCTCGACGAGCACCTGGGCCTGGCGACGCCGGCGCTCGGCGTCGTAGGAGAAGCCGGTGGCCACCAGTGCCCGCGGTAGTTCGTCCACGTTGCTCACCTGCACCGACTCGCCGTTGCGGGTCGTGCCGTGGCCGACCGCAGCGCAGAACTCGTCGCCGAGTAGAGGATCCACGATTACTCCGGCGACTGGGTTTTCGTCCACTTCCACGCCGATGGAGATGGAGAAGCCTGGATGGCCGTACACGAAGTCCGTGGTTCCGTCGATGGGGTCGATCACCCAACGCACCCCGGAAGTTCCGGTCACGCCAGTTCCTTCCTCGCCGAGGATCGAGTCATCGGGCCGGTCGTCGAGGATACGGCTGACGATCTGCGCCTCGGACCAGCGATCAACCTCGGTCACCAGGTCGGTGGATGTTGACTTGGTGGCTGACACATCCACCTGTCCGGCCTGCTGTCCAATTGCGGGGGCGACCGCCCGCGCTATCGCTAGGGCAAGGTCGCGGAGCGTGTCGGGATCGGCCACGGTGGGGCGGATCAGTCCACCGGGTGGCGGTCTCGGGCGGTTCGTTGGCGTTCGGTGGTCTCCCACTCAGCCATGGCCCGCAAGGCGAGCACGGCCACCACGGCGACACCAGCCGCCGCCAGGACCGCGCCGACGAGTCCCATTGACCCGGCCAGCATGGGGCAACCCTCGGCGCATTGCAGGTCGGTCACCGAGTGGCCCACGAGGCCTCCACAGGTCCCGGCTGCCAGAATGGCCAGCAGGGCCAACGCCCGGGCCAACGTGGACGGTTCGGCGGAGGCGTCGTCGACTGGTCGTGGTTCGTTCACGGCCCGAACGCTACCGGCCCCCTTCGGGCGGCTGTCAGACTGCGACGATGGCCGAACACGAGGACCCCCGGAAGATGTGGTCGACGGCTGGGGACCCTCATCGTGGAGATAGGAAACTGCAGGCCCGGGAGTGGGTCGTCGTCGGTGGCCTCCTGGTGATCGCTTCCGAAAGGCGCAAGGGGCCTGAGGAGATTCTGTTGGTGGCCAACCGACGTCGTGGTGGTGCCGTCGAATGGACGCCTCCCGGCGGGGTGGTCGATCCGGGTGAGGTGCCGCTGGACGCACTGACCCGTGAGGTGGCCGAGGAGACAGGGCTCAAGGTCGCTGGATGGACTGGGCCCTGCTACCGCGTGAGGGTGGACTTCCCTGACCGCGAGATGACGCTGGACGTAGTGGTCCACCGGGCCGTTTCGTGGTCCGGGGCGATGTCATTCGACGACCCGGATGGGATCGTGGAGGACGCCCGATTTGTTGATGTGGGCGAGGTAGATGCCCTGATGGCTACGGCGCCGGTATGGGTGAGTGAACCCTTAGCCGCTTGGCTGGGCGATCCGGTTCGCGACCGATGCGGCGAGCACGGTTTCACCGCCTGGGGTCTCCGGGCTGAGGACCTTGTCGTAGAGCGCGTGGTCGACCAGTAGGGAACGTGAGCACCGAAACCCCGATCCTGCACGTTGACATGGACGCCTTCTTCGCGTCCGTTGAGGTGGTGCGTCGTCCCGAGCTTCGAGGTCGGCCGGTGGTGGTCGGTGGCGAGGGAGATCGTGGCGTCGTGGCGGCCGCGTCGTATGAGGCTCGGGCTTTCGGGGTCCGCTCGGCCATGCCGTCGACCCGGGCTCGACGGCTGTGCCCCGACATCGTCTTCCTCCGGGGTGATCACCGACTTTATGGAGAGGTAAGCGGTCGGATCATGGAGGTCTTCCGCCGCTACACGCCGCTGGTCGAGCCGCTCTCTCTGGATGAAGCGTTCCTAGACGTGTCGGGCGCCAGTCGGCTCCACGGGTCTCCGGAGAAGGTAGCGGCAGCCATCAGGAACGACCTCTCGGAGAGTGAGTCGTTGACCTGCAGTGTCGGTGTAGCCCCGAACAAGTTTCTGGCCAAGTTGGCCAGCGGGCAGGCCAAGCCGAAGGCCGGTCTCGCTGGCCCCGTGTTCGGAACCGGCATTGCGGTGGTGGCGGCCGACGGGGTGGAGGCGTTTCTAGATCCACTTCCCGTTCAGGCCGTGTGGGGGGTCGGTCCGCGTACCTTCGAGCGTCTGGAACGGTTTGGGGTTCGAACGGTGGCAGACCTCCGGGGCGTACCGGCCGACACGCTGGTCTCAGCGCTGGGCCGGACGGTGGGCAGCCAACTCTGGCGTCTCGCCCGTGGAATCGATGATCGTACGGTGGAACCCGAGCAGGTCACCAAGTCGATCGGGCACGAGGAGACATTTGCCAGGGACCTAGCCGACCCGCTGGAGATTCGCCGCCACCTCGTTCGTATGGTGGACGCGGTGGCCCGTCGGGCCCGCTCCACAGGGGTGGCCGGACGCACGGTGTCGGTGAAACTGCGCTACCCGGACTTCACCACGATGGGCCGTAGCCACACGCTTGCCGACCCGACCGACCTGGCCGTGGAGATCCTCGAGGTGGCCACCGGACTGGTGGATTCAGTGGACACCACCCCGGGGATCCGTCTTCTCGGGGTTTCGCTTGGCAATCTCCAGGACGGTTCGGTCCGTCAACTCCGCTTCAATGACATCGAGGTCGCGGAGGGACGGGCGCCCGGTTGGCGGGCCGCCGAGGGAGCTGTGGATGAGATCCGGGAGCGCTTCGGGAACAGTGCCATTGGACCGGCGGTAGCTGACGAACTGGGACCTAAGGAGATCGGTGACAGCCAGTGGGGGCCCGACGTCTGACCCGTCGGTTCCCCGTTTTCGATGAGCGGGCGCGTTGCCGCTCGCGCGCCGCTGTGCGATGCTTGAGGGGTGCCACTTTCCGAGGAAGAGGAACGCATCCTCAGCGAGATGGAGGAACGTCTCATTGAGACGGATCCCCGTCTGGTCCGCGAGGTGAGCGAGACGACGGTCTATACCCAGCCGTTGCGGTCCATGAAGTGGGCGGTTGGTGGATTCGTAGCTGGGGTCACCCTGATGGTGGCGACCCTTTCGACGTCGTACATGCTGGCCTTTGTGGGCTTTTTGGTCATGTTGGGTTCGGCACTTCGTCTCGAACGCGACGCCCGACAGGTCGGCCGTACCGGTCTGCGACAGGTCGCCGATTCCGGACGTACTGCCTCCTTGCGCGATGCGGTAGGCGGAACCCGGGCTCGGGCCCGCGATCGGATGCGTGACCGTTTCCGGCGCGGTGAGGGTGGCCGGATCTGACCAGAGGAGCCGACCGCCGACCCACGGTGCTGGCCATCGACGTGGGTGGGACCAAGTTGGCTGCGGGTCTGGTGGACGGCGATGGTCGGCTGATCGACCAACGCCAGAGCGCAACCGTCGCGTTTGCCGATGTCGACGCTGACCCTGGTCCCGTACCTCTGGACGGTGAACAAACGATCGACGGCACCTTCGAAGCGCTCTGGTCCATAGTCGAACCTTTCGTCGACCGCGCTGATGCAGTCGGCGTGGGATGCGGCGGCCCGATGGCGGGTGGGCCGGGTGACCGACGGATGTCCCCGTTGCACATTCCCCTGTGGGACGACCTTCCGTTGGCGGGCCTGTTGGCCGAGCGGTCCGGGCTGGACGTCGTGGTCGACAATGACGCCAAGGCGTTGGCTCTTGGTGAGGGCTGGTGCGGGGCGGCGGCCGGCCACCGGAACTTCCTGGCGATGGTTGTCTCGACCGGCGTCGGTGGGGGGATCGTGCTCGACGGTCGCCTGG
The nucleotide sequence above comes from Acidimicrobiales bacterium. Encoded proteins:
- a CDS encoding alpha/beta fold hydrolase, translated to MSDPLRPDWSYLRPMASILSGSPAVSLLGVITATLLTLSLVGCAPEESATGRPVAAPANIGCPGEPVPTELTVTCHRIEVEGASLSVAVLHAPDPDGAPVLFLHGGPGGRAVADRDRWLAPRSKILANHDVVLVDQRGGGNSTPSLDCPEMEHRGPQDNAQEGLAGDRSCRNRLVSAGFEPSTVTVGRIAADLVAVRQALAIDRWHLHGVSFGTRIALELLRTDDAAIVSLALDSVVPPDADETADLPDGIVAALTKLEDRCTDDGFCPIGVLEPLRRTLDRLAHDPTVVQVDNRSLTFDDTAFLAASVRTLSRPDGPVALTEAIALADAGRLAEAVDRLAPVDASAGTSRSAGDALAEGAWVAVTCGDQRPGMSFEPTDLNDPIHRAEHGRWLDLRARCAAWKIPSSDPATRTPVRSAVPTLILAGELDPVTPARWAATVARWLDDVEVVVSPRWTHAPSTWNSCAAHLVTRFLDTGDRPTGGSTDC
- the queG gene encoding tRNA epoxyqueuosine(34) reductase QueG, whose translation is MSIGHPSDKPAAESAVESEAFRDSLLAVGSSAGLDAIGVAGAHPFDDVRREIERRRNEGLHGGMQFTFRNPARSTDPTRILAGARSLVVGARRTPAARLAEVGAGRMRIAAYARHDHYADLRASLQEVAERLRSDGWLAVVVADDNSLVDRAAAVRAGVGWWGRNANVLVPGRGSWFVLGSVVTDAPLAPSPPLDDGCGTCRQCLDGCPTGAILDNGVIDARRCLAWLVQAPGPIPREFREALGGRLYGCDDCQEVCPVGRSERTTEGREDLRADVELSDVLDATDDELLKRFGRWYIAERDPRYLRRNALVALGNTGSRTDPDVVRQMRRSLADPDPLIRSHAVWAAGRLDRLDLLDGIDDSSPDVAEELAALTGRVGS
- a CDS encoding glycosyltransferase family 4 protein; the encoded protein is MRRHLLVTNDFPPKVGGIQSYLWELWRRLPAGSVAVHSTPYEGAREFDAAQDFAVSRSREPVLLPTPMVSRRVGRLAEAHRADLVIWDPALPVGHVAPKVELPYAVVLHGAEVTVPGRLPGTRQLLRRVLRGASLVICAGRYPAAEAERAAGRSLPTVVVPPGVDTARFQPLDSAERASVRQELGLPVDAPLVVSVSRLVPRKGMDTLIRAAARLRDRVPDVVVAIAGSGRDRARLEGLIASTGAPVRLLGRVPDEVLPGLYGAGDVFSMSCRNRWGGLEQEGFGIVFVEAAAAGVPAVAGESGGSAEAVVHGETGLVVPRPDASDQVADALADLLDDETRRREMGRRARQRAEIEFSYDVLAARLRSGIDDAKLRS
- a CDS encoding SRPBCC family protein, whose protein sequence is MTDHASQHTIVRATPEDCYETVLDVERLPEWAPDIKEATVLVRDDQGRPGDVAFRAAAMGRSTNYTLRYNYGSNPLRISWRLVEGDLLERMSGEYEFLPVPGDDAATRVMYDLDVDLLIRLPGFVRRRLEAKVVHAAIDDLKAQIEVGTPSG
- a CDS encoding GerMN domain-containing protein — protein: MRAIVGAIARGRWAAPVLIAAITFAACGIPLDDATRDLSVDLPDALLPAASTTTEAPAPTETVQIFLARVDAADRQILEPVDRDIQGDGSINVILAEVFAGPSADEQDAGLISPFAEGSEVIGTVLEDGLLEVHLDTLEGFPHDDSAGNRLAFAMLVCTADRLVAGAEIDRVVVLLEGETGLEAINVPVSDGEPPEEGAPVSCANYLSLLPGQPEG
- a CDS encoding ATP-binding protein; amino-acid sequence: MTGRPVADDASRLGLGGRIAMLFAVGGLLVSSLLAVSTLVMTRRQLVESREGAAAAMAVGNATRLSNQLTPDSTIEDLPTIADSLTRLEGGQRIIRLGDDWLPAPELDHDDLPLDLLERLEQRAAGQVLAPVRGDPHFVVGIPLTAFDADYYAVVDLVEVSDTLDDLRIILLGAGAVTTVLAALLGSWASTRVLRPLRRIRGAAEAIAGGRLDTRLSPQADPDLDRLSDSFNEMARALEDRIHRDARFASDVSHELRSPLTTLMAGVGVLDARRDELSERSRTALDLLVQDLERFNRLVNELMEISGYDAGVADLDLSEVDVVRFLQATVAADPALVLTIPPTTGSLVINADKRRLARVMANLLDNARRYGGGITAVILEHDETIRIAVEDEGPGIPKTERHEIFDRFARGSTGGRRGDHSGTGLGLSLVAEDLRLHRGRVWAEDRTDGREGARFVLELPLSLTLGNSEVEW
- a CDS encoding response regulator transcription factor translates to MSTRILTVEDDERIRTAVRLALEEEGWDVEETASGEEALEAFTRQPADVVLIDIMLPGIDGFEVCRNIRRLGDVPIVMVTARSDSHDVVAGLEAGADDYLRKPFDPKELSARIRALLRRVRTDDGPPTRIQVGQLEVLPEEGVVRHAGDDVHLTRTEFRLLVELAAADGRVLSREDLLEKVWGYDYFGDGRLVDVHVRRLRTKIEPDPANPRYVMTVRGMGYKLQI
- a CDS encoding inositol monophosphatase family protein, which produces MADPDTLRDLALAIARAVAPAIGQQAGQVDVSATKSTSTDLVTEVDRWSEAQIVSRILDDRPDDSILGEEGTGVTGTSGVRWVIDPIDGTTDFVYGHPGFSISIGVEVDENPVAGVIVDPLLGDEFCAAVGHGTTRNGESVQVSNVDELPRALVATGFSYDAERRRRQAQVLVEVLPRVRDIRRMGGAALDLASVSCGRVDAYFERGLNPWDCAAGAVLVTEAGGRVTDLEGRPTTGEMTVAAPLAIHGPLLDLLRSAGADRV
- a CDS encoding NUDIX hydrolase — its product is MAEHEDPRKMWSTAGDPHRGDRKLQAREWVVVGGLLVIASERRKGPEEILLVANRRRGGAVEWTPPGGVVDPGEVPLDALTREVAEETGLKVAGWTGPCYRVRVDFPDREMTLDVVVHRAVSWSGAMSFDDPDGIVEDARFVDVGEVDALMATAPVWVSEPLAAWLGDPVRDRCGEHGFTAWGLRAEDLVVERVVDQ